The Betaproteobacteria bacterium region TGCATGACGCCAATCGCGGCGATCTGCCGCATGTCCTGCACCTTCTCAAACTCGACCGGGACGCCAAGATCGCGTGCGACCTCCTCGATGTATTTGGCCGTCGTCACGCACTTGCTGCAGCCGCTGCCGAGCACCTGAACCTTTTTCATGCCGACTCCCCTCAAATCACGGCGTTGAACACGTAGCCAACCAGCAGGATGCCGCTCGCGACAACGCCGGCGAACACGGCAATCAGCCGGACCTTGAGCACCTTGCGCAGGATGATCATCTCCGGCAGCGAGAGTGCGATCACCGACATCATGAACGCGAGCACCGTGCCGAGCGCCGCGCCTTGGAGCAACGCCTCCACTACAGGGATGATGCCGGCCGCGTTCGAGTACATCGGTACGCCGATCGCCACTGCAAGTGGCACTGACCACCAGGCCTGCACACCCATGATCGACGCCATGAATCCTCCGGCACGTAGCCGTGGATGCCGGCGCCGAGATCAGGAACGAGAGCGTCACTCCGAACCACCCCCGCGGTGAGAAAACCGATGAAGAGGGGCACGGCAGAGCAGGAGCAGAAGGGCGTCACGATGCCTAGCAGCGCCGCGAGCACGTTGCCAACATCGCTGCGCCGGCCGGAGAGAAGCGCGCGCGTGCGCTCCGGCGAGACGAAGGTCCGCACCACGCCCATGCCGAATACCACGAGGGTAAGCAGCAGCAGAACCTTCGGCACTTCATAGACGAACAAATACACCGCGTCGCCGAAACGCAGTGCGAAGCGGTAGCGCCGGCGACGCAAAGAGCGAAGCGCCCCGCAGGGCGCTTCGCATCACGCAGCCCGGAACAGCTCACACCCGGTCGTAGCGGCGGCTCTTGAAGCTGATCGTGCGCACGAAATCCTCCTGGCTGCCGACGCGCCGGACATTCGCCCACGTCCCCTTGTAGTAGGGGTGATGTTGCGGTCCACCCTGTTCGTGGTCACGTCGCCCTGCACGCCGACGACGATGCACAGCGCCACCAAAAGGCTCAGGTAGCGCTCGAACAGGCTCGTCATCTTGCGGGGTG contains the following coding sequences:
- a CDS encoding TM0996/MTH895 family glutaredoxin-like protein, coding for MKKVQVLGSGCSKCVTTAKYIEEVARDLGVPVEFEKVQDMRQIAAIGVMHTPAVAIDGKVVHSGSVPLRDKIATWLKPA